The following proteins come from a genomic window of Lycium ferocissimum isolate CSIRO_LF1 chromosome 4, AGI_CSIRO_Lferr_CH_V1, whole genome shotgun sequence:
- the LOC132053595 gene encoding probable plastid-lipid-associated protein 11, chloroplastic — translation MATNCFSPTSFMYFPSNNPKNSHKKLSPIHCSQSLTSQSESQKKHLLHLISDQERGLKTQSDPQKLSEIIQAIDELAIIGRDSVTTGSSLSATWRLLWTTEKEQLYIIKKFAPFFGTNAGDVLQVIDVEKRSLNNVITFPPDGVFFVRSTIEVASSQRVNFRFTSAVLRGKNWEFPLPPFGQGWFETVYLDDEIRVVKDIRQDYLIVERAPYVWKE, via the exons ATGGCAACGAACTGCTTCTCTCCAacttcctttatgtacttcccTTCTAATAATCCCAAAAATTCGCACAAAAAACTGTCACCCATCCATTGTTCACAATCCCTCACATCTCAATCCGAATCCCAAAAAAAACATCTCCTCCACTTAATATCTGATCAAGAACGTGGCCTTAAGACACAATCTGACCCCCAAAAGTTGTCTGAAATAATCCAGGCAATTGATGAGTTGGCTATTATTGGACGTGACAGTGTCACCACTGGCAGTTCATTGTCGGCCACGTGGCGTTTGCTTTGGACTACTGAGAAAGAACAGCTTTATATAATCAAGAAATTTGCACCCTTTTTTGGTACTAATGCTGGTGATGTTCTCCAAGTTATTGATGTTGAGAAAAGAAGTCTTAATAATGTTATCACTTTTCCACCGGATGGAGTTTTCTTTGTGAGGTCTACTATTGAAGTTGCTTCTTCTCAGCGTGTGAATTTCAG ATTCACAAGTGCGGTTCTGCGCGGAAAAAATTGGGAATTTCCTCTACCACCATTTGGACAAGGGTG GTTTGAGACTGTGTACCTTGATGATGAGATTCGAGTAGTCAAAGATATCAGGCAAGACTACCTGATTGTTGAACGTGCTCCTTATGTTTGGAAAGAATGA